The Bacillota bacterium genome contains a region encoding:
- a CDS encoding response regulator transcription factor, protein MSTTCFRVVVADDDEPVCNLVKSYLSSFEEVEVVGIALNGEELLTLAREKKPDALFVDIQMPGLDGLSVVYALQQEFPNLFVVFISAYPRYAVEAFNLDATDFIMKPVTRDRLAKALAKLKRFSHFAAAHRGINNSVTRDGSQERLLLKLGHGAILINKSTIFFIEKQGKKSIIHTTRGRYETPHSLADLEKSLSEPEFFRCHKSFIINTRMVERITPYADRSYEVSFYSYSEKVTMRREKFEEFCSLLNKLGK, encoded by the coding sequence ATGTCCACCACCTGTTTCAGAGTTGTCGTTGCCGATGACGATGAACCCGTCTGCAATCTGGTCAAAAGCTACCTGAGTTCGTTTGAGGAAGTAGAAGTAGTAGGAATTGCCTTAAATGGTGAAGAGCTTCTGACGCTCGCCAGGGAAAAGAAACCTGATGCCCTGTTCGTAGATATACAAATGCCCGGCCTGGATGGGCTGTCGGTGGTTTATGCTTTGCAGCAGGAATTTCCAAACCTGTTCGTAGTTTTTATAAGTGCCTACCCCAGGTATGCCGTTGAGGCCTTTAATCTCGATGCCACCGACTTTATCATGAAACCTGTCACCCGCGACAGGCTGGCTAAAGCGTTAGCAAAGCTGAAGCGGTTCAGCCATTTCGCCGCTGCACACCGCGGAATCAACAACTCCGTCACAAGAGATGGCAGTCAAGAACGGCTGCTGCTTAAGCTGGGTCACGGGGCAATCCTGATAAACAAAAGCACCATCTTTTTCATTGAAAAGCAGGGCAAGAAGTCCATCATTCACACCACGCGGGGCCGGTACGAAACACCTCATTCCCTGGCCGACCTGGAGAAATCCCTGTCGGAACCTGAATTTTTCCGCTGCCACAAAAGCTTTATCATTAACACCCGGATGGTCGAGCGAATAACACCATACGCGGACAGGAGCTACGAGGTTAGTTTTTACAGCTACTCCGAGAAGGTCACAATGCGCCGGGAGAAGTTTGAGGAGTTCTGCAGCCTGCTGAACAAACTTGGCAAGTAA
- a CDS encoding fibronectin type III domain-containing protein yields MAGASSYGIGVVDDTIGVKIVNVDFGIAGTSYTISSSLIKAGHSYRYSVGAIAADGTQKWVENLTFRVKNPTLTAPIITYPSNGAYVEPGSVTIRWTGVSGATTYLLAFKDLTSGMKYLDDQDVGNRTSYTISTGLIMPGHSYKIALCAKNDAEEKWTESTFSIKEIAVKSLTPPVIYSPRNGETLEDPGSVTVRWSSVDGATKYLIAVMDITDGDKFVNDQDIGTSTSYTIPSYRIKPGHKYKIAVCARNEREEKWTEATFSIKASEDTTPPRISGFSGRLEVEQGQSVSLPGTITSSTNITKVTIGVWGYQDNYASKYPNSKTFSMSSFVINTSSGLFSQPGEYVLTVWASSVGCPNPERELGRMTLVVRETRPSGPQAPPVIISPTNGGTYEKGDISIRWSAVSGATHYVVAVLDVTSGQKIVNDENVGSRTSYTLRESLLTAGHRYKIGVGAVGNGVEKWNTDTYITVRDVPAVDTTPPRISGFSGRLEVEQGQSVSLPGTITSSTNITKVTIGVWGYQDNYASKYPNSKTFSMSSFVINTSSGLFSQPGEYVLTVWASSVGCPNPERELGRMTLVVREPKVLLAKPVIKYPGNGETLKKDSLTVRWDSVPGAASYGIGVWDITTDEKIVDIGNGWKQTSYTIPSAKLEEGHSYKIAVGAISADGKTENWNDEGIRVTIAKPEVPVLTGFPAADQVIAGDKYTFKGRITCKSKLTKVTINLRGQSGDLWSRQISTDTFDLSSVTVDTSQGILAYPGTYIINVWAATADWQPTEPLKSMTLTVKAPSPPALKGFPANQTRTITLGDTYSLEGYLTADCPITRVNAVVIGANTLSGIKEIAEELQGSIKTYNLNRLKIDTKLPEFSAAKRYEIRLWAKTERFQNPEVPLAIMWLEVKLGDAPQIENLPNSVDVLKGETYRIRGRVVSQSDLTKVTAIMKPKDHAGALGTFAPKIFTEEIKDSQKTFDLSKFEIDTGSLLSGAYTIDIYAKSIANNVAEAPLGTMVLNVKSVLPPTIKDFEQYRRITVGEEYTLKGIITSTSTLTKVTAQIAGDASSVQSRDNLNTKNYSLNTFTFKPDKPGIYLVEVWAATKYLGKPTEPIGQMILDVRPKNELLGPNNNVNGYKVFGFPLNKRIELFTGETYCFQGMLYSDTPLYLVNLKISGPQGNGIDNDAFRQDVKGNVFDFRKYQFAALDRFAVPGDYKIDLWASAEGKQPEMLGSCTITVKSPTKWIDGPRYLDERDEVYVSLEVDEGIKKNGTYPIIAVRIFEFNGDEEIGYYTLNQVKDNHFERYIPATELRRSSSQARTLRFNIMVDGYDPWYAKVNPNPKHVKTLTVPEAKWRIPVGGQQFKASATSDYLVVNVPTNHKLPSSYKVCMGVSADNKTWKEYPIPAKGNTYFSHSYRLGDLGLQRGSSYYFRATIYGPNNVVIDQTKPQSVLIPTKPVVQSPQPMNTTPQGQKLDPSRVESWVKKVTKDIETFRSWGIRTEYPSINRLLSKGSNITPEEFDVLMRASSAYSSIKTMWYENAMSFSEEVGQSSEELIKSLVFDLVVVKMLKKMNTALPKSAQERINAVERELENTLKEIVGKLDGWGVVIEGERVSKAVDKFILFIEKKVASGLYNQAEEAIENYLADGHSIIGRAVFNANARPTFEAVLKEIDQYVGKYSNPSSHKALIDRVSAEQSLDRWTIKEANDYYAAKKDVIWTRGIKDIFKTTKDTLDLGVVASLAVTPATAGASGGLAGILEALSLGCKAGSYFSNAISGGKGFVALRETLKSLREVPGIVFADEKGMQH; encoded by the coding sequence GTGGCTGGCGCCTCCAGCTACGGGATTGGAGTGGTTGACGATACGATTGGCGTAAAGATTGTCAATGTTGATTTTGGGATTGCCGGTACAAGCTACACAATCTCGTCATCATTGATTAAAGCAGGTCACAGCTACCGTTACTCGGTGGGGGCCATTGCGGCCGATGGGACTCAGAAGTGGGTTGAGAATCTTACTTTCCGGGTGAAAAATCCGACACTTACGGCTCCGATAATAACTTATCCATCCAATGGTGCTTATGTAGAACCGGGCAGTGTCACGATTAGATGGACCGGTGTTAGCGGCGCAACAACATATTTGCTTGCCTTTAAGGATTTAACTTCCGGGATGAAGTACCTTGATGACCAGGATGTTGGGAACAGAACGAGCTATACTATTTCAACGGGTCTAATCATGCCAGGCCACAGCTATAAGATCGCACTTTGCGCCAAAAACGATGCTGAAGAAAAATGGACCGAATCCACGTTCAGCATCAAAGAAATAGCGGTAAAAAGCTTAACGCCTCCGGTGATTTACAGCCCGCGCAATGGTGAGACCCTGGAGGACCCGGGAAGCGTAACGGTAAGGTGGAGTAGCGTAGACGGTGCCACGAAGTACCTGATCGCGGTTATGGACATTACGGATGGAGATAAGTTTGTGAATGACCAGGATATCGGCACCAGCACCAGCTACACCATACCTTCCTACCGCATTAAACCCGGACACAAGTACAAGATCGCCGTATGTGCCCGGAATGAGCGTGAGGAAAAGTGGACGGAGGCAACGTTCAGTATAAAGGCCAGTGAAGATACTACTCCGCCCAGAATAAGCGGGTTTTCCGGACGGTTGGAGGTCGAGCAGGGCCAGAGCGTGAGCCTGCCGGGCACCATCACTTCCAGTACCAACATCACCAAGGTAACCATTGGAGTTTGGGGTTACCAGGACAACTACGCTTCCAAGTACCCGAACAGCAAGACGTTTAGCATGAGCAGCTTCGTGATCAACACATCGTCCGGACTCTTTTCGCAGCCGGGCGAGTACGTGCTCACCGTCTGGGCTAGCTCAGTGGGCTGTCCAAATCCGGAGAGGGAACTGGGTCGGATGACGCTGGTTGTGAGGGAAACACGGCCGTCGGGGCCGCAAGCCCCACCGGTAATAATCAGCCCGACAAACGGGGGCACCTACGAAAAGGGCGACATCAGTATAAGGTGGAGCGCCGTCTCCGGTGCCACACACTACGTTGTAGCCGTCCTCGACGTGACCAGTGGTCAGAAGATCGTTAACGACGAGAACGTCGGCAGCCGGACTAGTTATACGTTGAGGGAATCACTGCTTACTGCAGGGCACCGGTACAAGATAGGTGTGGGCGCCGTCGGCAACGGAGTTGAAAAGTGGAACACTGATACTTACATCACCGTTCGAGATGTACCTGCCGTTGATACTACTCCGCCCAGAATAAGCGGGTTTTCCGGACGGTTGGAGGTCGAGCAGGGCCAGAGCGTGAGCCTGCCGGGCACCATCACTTCCAGTACCAACATCACCAAGGTAACCATTGGAGTTTGGGGTTACCAGGACAACTACGCTTCCAAGTACCCGAACAGCAAGACGTTTAGCATGAGCAGCTTCGTGATCAACACATCGTCCGGACTCTTTTCGCAGCCGGGCGAGTACGTGCTCACCGTCTGGGCTAGCTCAGTGGGCTGTCCAAATCCGGAGAGGGAACTGGGTCGGATGACGCTGGTCGTTCGTGAGCCCAAAGTTCTTCTGGCGAAGCCTGTGATCAAATACCCGGGGAACGGCGAAACGCTTAAGAAGGATAGCCTTACAGTACGCTGGGACAGCGTACCAGGGGCAGCCAGCTATGGGATCGGTGTATGGGATATCACCACGGATGAGAAGATTGTGGATATCGGAAACGGCTGGAAGCAGACCAGCTATACAATTCCTTCGGCAAAGCTGGAAGAGGGTCATTCCTACAAGATAGCGGTAGGGGCAATTTCCGCTGACGGCAAAACGGAAAACTGGAATGATGAAGGGATCAGGGTAACCATAGCGAAGCCGGAGGTGCCTGTGCTAACCGGTTTCCCCGCTGCTGATCAGGTAATTGCGGGCGACAAATACACATTCAAGGGTAGAATAACCTGTAAGAGCAAGCTGACTAAAGTGACAATAAATCTCCGCGGTCAGTCCGGTGATTTATGGTCGAGGCAGATCTCCACCGATACTTTTGACCTCAGCAGCGTCACTGTGGATACGTCACAGGGAATCCTGGCTTATCCGGGAACTTACATCATCAACGTTTGGGCCGCGACCGCGGACTGGCAGCCGACAGAGCCTTTGAAATCCATGACCTTAACCGTCAAGGCGCCTTCTCCACCGGCCCTGAAAGGCTTTCCAGCCAACCAGACACGCACCATTACATTAGGCGACACCTACAGCCTCGAAGGGTATCTGACCGCGGATTGTCCCATAACAAGAGTAAACGCTGTCGTTATTGGAGCAAACACCCTTTCTGGAATTAAGGAGATAGCGGAAGAGCTTCAGGGCAGCATCAAGACCTATAACCTTAACAGACTTAAGATCGATACAAAACTACCCGAATTCTCTGCAGCTAAAAGATACGAAATACGCCTATGGGCGAAAACTGAGCGCTTCCAAAACCCCGAAGTTCCGTTAGCTATCATGTGGCTGGAAGTCAAGCTTGGGGATGCTCCGCAGATAGAAAATCTCCCAAACAGTGTGGATGTACTCAAGGGAGAAACATATAGGATTCGGGGAAGAGTTGTTTCTCAATCCGATCTCACAAAAGTAACAGCTATTATGAAACCGAAGGATCATGCTGGCGCTCTCGGAACCTTTGCTCCCAAAATCTTCACGGAGGAAATAAAGGATAGCCAAAAGACATTTGACTTAAGCAAATTTGAAATTGATACCGGGTCATTGCTAAGCGGCGCCTATACGATAGACATCTATGCCAAGTCAATTGCCAACAATGTGGCTGAAGCGCCGCTCGGCACTATGGTGCTTAACGTAAAGAGTGTGCTTCCGCCGACGATAAAGGATTTTGAACAGTACAGAAGGATCACTGTTGGTGAAGAATATACCTTAAAGGGGATAATAACCTCTACATCCACTTTGACAAAAGTCACCGCCCAAATAGCGGGCGATGCTAGCAGCGTACAATCTCGTGACAACCTGAATACCAAGAACTATTCCTTAAACACCTTTACTTTTAAGCCTGATAAACCTGGTATTTACCTGGTAGAGGTCTGGGCTGCAACAAAATATCTTGGCAAACCTACGGAGCCTATCGGACAGATGATTCTTGATGTCAGGCCTAAAAACGAACTCCTAGGTCCTAATAACAACGTGAACGGTTACAAGGTTTTTGGTTTCCCGTTAAACAAGAGAATAGAGTTGTTCACGGGAGAAACTTACTGTTTCCAGGGAATGCTTTATTCCGATACGCCGTTGTATTTAGTCAACCTGAAGATTAGTGGTCCTCAAGGTAACGGCATTGACAATGATGCCTTCAGGCAGGATGTCAAAGGTAACGTTTTTGACTTCAGGAAGTACCAGTTCGCGGCCCTTGACAGGTTTGCCGTGCCGGGAGATTACAAAATCGATCTCTGGGCGAGTGCTGAAGGCAAGCAGCCGGAGATGCTTGGTAGCTGTACTATAACCGTTAAGTCCCCGACAAAATGGATCGACGGCCCCAGGTATCTTGATGAGCGAGACGAAGTCTATGTGTCGCTAGAGGTTGATGAAGGCATAAAGAAGAACGGTACGTACCCGATCATAGCCGTAAGGATATTCGAATTCAACGGGGATGAAGAGATCGGCTATTACACTTTGAATCAGGTGAAGGATAACCATTTTGAAAGGTATATACCGGCAACAGAATTGAGGCGGTCTTCGAGCCAGGCCAGGACTCTCAGGTTTAACATCATGGTTGATGGGTACGATCCCTGGTATGCGAAGGTCAACCCGAATCCCAAACATGTGAAGACTCTGACAGTGCCTGAAGCAAAGTGGCGCATCCCCGTAGGGGGCCAGCAATTTAAGGCCTCAGCAACCTCGGACTACCTGGTTGTAAATGTTCCGACTAACCACAAACTGCCCTCCAGTTACAAAGTATGCATGGGAGTAAGTGCGGACAACAAAACGTGGAAAGAGTACCCGATTCCGGCAAAAGGCAATACGTATTTCTCACATTCCTATCGTTTAGGCGATCTGGGTCTTCAAAGGGGAAGCAGCTATTATTTCCGTGCGACTATCTACGGCCCGAATAACGTCGTCATCGATCAAACGAAGCCTCAATCCGTACTGATTCCCACAAAACCCGTTGTTCAATCTCCGCAGCCAATGAACACAACGCCTCAAGGGCAGAAGTTGGATCCATCCCGAGTTGAAAGCTGGGTTAAGAAGGTAACCAAGGATATAGAAACCTTCAGGAGTTGGGGCATTCGCACCGAGTATCCCTCTATCAACAGGCTTTTGTCTAAGGGTAGTAACATCACACCAGAAGAATTTGATGTCTTGATGAGAGCAAGCTCTGCATACAGCTCGATTAAGACCATGTGGTACGAAAATGCGATGAGCTTTTCGGAAGAAGTTGGACAGAGTAGTGAAGAACTGATTAAATCGCTGGTCTTCGATCTAGTGGTCGTTAAGATGCTAAAGAAGATGAATACCGCTTTACCTAAGAGCGCTCAAGAAAGGATCAATGCTGTTGAGCGGGAGCTTGAGAACACCCTAAAGGAAATAGTTGGTAAGTTAGATGGATGGGGCGTGGTTATTGAGGGTGAGCGCGTATCTAAGGCTGTAGATAAGTTTATCTTGTTTATAGAAAAGAAAGTTGCATCAGGTCTATATAATCAGGCTGAAGAGGCAATAGAGAATTATCTCGCAGATGGGCATAGCATTATTGGTCGAGCAGTTTTTAATGCAAATGCAAGACCAACGTTTGAGGCAGTTCTTAAGGAAATTGACCAATATGTTGGCAAGTACAGCAATCCATCCTCGCATAAGGCACTGATTGACAGAGTTTCCGCTGAACAATCGCTGGATCGCTGGACCATTAAGGAAGCGAACGACTACTATGCTGCTAAGAAGGATGTCATATGGACTAGAGGCATTAAGGATATCTTTAAGACGACGAAGGATACGTTGGACCTTGGTGTTGTAGCTTCTCTTGCTGTAACCCCGGCTACGGCTGGTGCCTCTGGTGGCTTAGCAGGTATTCTTGAAGCTCTAAGTCTTGGCTGTAAAGCTGGATCATACTTCAGTAATGCTATCTCAGGAGGAAAAGGATTTGTTGCTCTGCGCGAAACCCTAAAAAGCCTTCGTGAGGTTCCCGGTATTGTTTTCGCTGATGAGAAAGGTATGCAGCACTAA
- a CDS encoding GHKL domain-containing protein — translation MQIVRKLAPLQKSTPLLLAAIQFVLLLAAFLVFVSNTPAVSESILKQKIVFGCLALSIVLSLLVGRRLIAVSRREADLALKEAMAEHKQKIVQTMDFQNRDFLEHVERISDLLDSGQISELRDYLECVSNKVTRLNDIIQVDNPIIGALLKSKLAEADIRGIRLDIEIDVSLARLGQDSPALARIMGNLIDNAFDAVLSGEEYQKTVSARLFRTGPLLQLEVCNRGPVIPEEELGLIFEAGYTRKGEGHSGLGLHIVKTLTEELSGVVRVSSDETNGTRFTVMIPVKH, via the coding sequence ATGCAAATTGTCAGGAAATTAGCACCATTACAAAAGAGCACCCCTCTCCTGCTCGCAGCCATCCAGTTTGTCTTGCTGTTGGCGGCGTTCCTGGTTTTTGTTTCTAACACTCCTGCAGTCAGCGAAAGCATCTTGAAGCAGAAGATCGTTTTTGGCTGCCTTGCGCTAAGCATAGTACTGAGCTTATTGGTGGGCCGGAGGCTGATAGCTGTTTCTCGTCGAGAAGCGGATCTGGCCCTCAAGGAGGCCATGGCGGAACACAAACAGAAGATTGTCCAGACGATGGACTTTCAAAACAGGGACTTCCTTGAACACGTAGAGCGGATCTCAGACTTATTGGATAGCGGGCAGATCAGCGAACTGAGAGATTACCTGGAATGTGTTTCCAATAAAGTCACCCGTCTTAACGACATCATCCAGGTCGACAACCCCATCATCGGCGCTCTTCTTAAAAGCAAGCTGGCCGAAGCTGATATTCGCGGAATCCGACTGGATATCGAAATCGATGTTTCCCTGGCCAGGCTGGGCCAGGATTCACCTGCCCTGGCCAGGATCATGGGCAACCTCATCGACAACGCTTTTGACGCCGTTCTTTCCGGGGAGGAGTACCAGAAAACTGTTTCTGCCAGGCTCTTCCGGACCGGACCCTTGCTGCAGTTGGAGGTCTGCAACAGGGGGCCTGTTATCCCCGAAGAAGAATTAGGACTGATTTTTGAGGCGGGGTATACCCGAAAGGGAGAAGGGCACAGCGGTTTGGGGCTCCACATAGTTAAGACTTTGACTGAAGAATTGTCAGGCGTAGTCAGGGTCTCATCAGATGAGACGAATGGAACCAGATTCACGGTAATGATCCCTGTAAAGCATTAA